A stretch of the Theileria equi strain WA chromosome 1, complete sequence genome encodes the following:
- a CDS encoding hypothetical protein (encoded by transcript BEWA_018850A), with protein MYFQSNYGKTRCLVSILSSSLCGQRSNRFNFQTSVRFSKNAEIKRPEFFVSVNTGIHERNFKLTTFIKRLCTILSTEEKNFQECVNLVSNTEISFSQNSSEIIELFSSFCDRSLVFMFDVVTFMSQTKEEDDNTIFLLSSLSKILSKRNLITISEGQIDISLLQTIMLYTMRLLNPQRHSGELISHINGQIRKNMDGILSIGSSTEVLKQLAYIMDPKVINTIVYTLLYKLQNFTPSDFTSLPELLFMIKMHDIRILSLILSHASENPYQVFGKNDSYFLKFLEDLSKFDESYRNENKVPNPLEFYMESLNDNVPRYDEDTLYSILSNISYIKNNYKGRNVLIGSILGKLGISTKYCTANGDPVNVKEYIEPILKSISDDNLIKLMKYTVFFSNVSSTENEWNMVERTLLGGNNNDKIHIYGKNTALINVVAEELSERIRKTTGTPTEIRNCYFSKPNVVKHIIIFINRCLFLNTERQYVNKIIKATKNIIKSMIYQKPDTEEFADLLGAILRVDVRIINEMSRELLDISLKYLHDEDIKAIHVVISGLTLLKTEIINHVGTHETLSDDNLKCIISTSKVLLDRSKNMLYLGKITEQAHIHVVISLCHLISDIKRLSKDSDINLKFEELLQIMKGFIENIDKSNLFKPKTINKLLKLQKGNEILLHVDELVKYSLVKDTPEMKLSQLVSIFTYKSMRMYDTKSFDSLLMDQLKNRICQLATNFNKTIEHEYSSRCYALGKENKHVKRVNPWDNDSELKILLNPPIEPYDTFLYEKNPEIGKYVSLGVYADVMKAVIGKYDQVVSLYHINLELLRMMKMLMNIKFILDVNSRLDAFFGLSRSLEEICSAVRECILTVAMCAPIKRNRGLPKRHVDVLIESSLKKLIKKKNYS; from the coding sequence ATGTATTTTCAATCAAACTATGGAAAAACAAGATGTCTTGTGAGTATATTATCCTCAAGTTTATGTGGACAGAGATCGAACCGTTTCAACTTTCAGACATCGGTTAGATTCTCTAAAAATGCTGAAATTAAAAGGCCTGAGTTCTTTGTCTCTGTTAATACAGGCATTCATGAGAGGAATTTTAAGCTTACAACATTCATCAAGAGACTCTGTACTATATTATCAACTGAAGAAAAGAATTTTCAAGAATGTGTGAACCTGGTGAGTAATACTGAGATTTCCTTTTCTCAAAACAGTAGTGAAATAATTGAGCTGTTCTCCTCGTTTTGTGACCGGAGTTTGGTTTTTATGTTCGATGTTGTCACTTTCATGAGTCAAACAAAAGAGGAGGATGATAATAcgatatttttattatcttCACTATCTAAAATTCTATCAAAAAGAAATCTTATTACAATATCTGAAGGGCAGATTGATATATCTTTACTTCAAACAATAATGCTCTATACCATGAGATTGTTAAATCCGCAAAGGCATTCAGGGGAATTAATTTCGCATATAAACGGCCAAATTAGGAAAAATATGGATGGAATATTGTCTATAGGTTCATCTACGGAGGTATTGAAACAACTTGCATATATAATGGATCCCAAAGTTATAAATACAATAGTCTATACACTCCTGTACAAACTACAAAATTTCACTCCTTCGGACTTTACAAGTCTACCAGAACTTTTGTTTATGATCAAAATGCATGATATAAGGATCTTGTCATTGATTCTTTCTCATGCTTCGGAAAATCCGTATCAAGTATTTGGGAAGAATGATTCttattttttgaaatttctGGAGGATTTGTCAAAGTTTGACGAGAGTTATCGcaatgaaaataaagtGCCAAACCCTCTCGAATTTTACATGGAATCATTAAATGATAACGTACCAAGATATGATGAGGATACTCTATATTCCATACTGTCAAATATCTCATACATTAAAAACAACTACAAAGGACGTAACGTATTAATAGGAAGTATTCTAGGAAAACTGGGAATATCAACTAAATATTGCACAGCTAATGGTGATCCAGTAAACGTCAAAGAGTATATTGAGCCAATCTTGAAATCTATAAGTGATGATAATTTAATAAAACTTATGAAATATACAGTTTTcttttcaaatgtttctagCACTGAAAACGAGTGGAACATGGTCGAAAGAACCTTGCTTGGGGGCAATAATAACGATAAAATACACATCTACGGTAAAAATACTGCActtataaatgttgtagCTGAAGAATTATCTGAAAGAATCAGGAAAACTACTGGGACCCCTACAGAAATCCGTAATTGTTATTTTTCCAAACCAAATGTCGTTAAGCATATCAtaattttcataaatagATGCTTATTCTTAAATACAGAAAGACAATATGTTAATAAAATCATAAAAGCTACAAAAAATATTATCAAATCAATGATTTATCAAAAACCAGATACCGAGGAATTTGCTGATTTGTTAGGAGCAATCTTAAGAGTAGATGTTAGgattataaatgaaatGTCTAGAGAGCTACTGGATatttctttaaaatatctgCATGATGAAGACATAAAAGCTATCCATGTAGTTATTAGTGGATTGACTCTCTTGAAAACGGAAATTATAAATCACGTTGGGACTCACGAGACATTATCTGATGATAATTTGAAATGCATCATTTCTACTTCAAAAGTATTATTAGACAGGTCAAAAAATATGTTATACTTGGGTAAAATAACAGAGCAAGCTCATATTCACGTTGTAATAAGTCTGTGCCACCTGATCTCAGACATAAAGCGTTTAAGTAAAGATTCTGACATAAATCTAAAATTTGAGGAGTTGTTGCAAATTATGAAAGGGtttatagaaaatatagacaaaagCAATCTTTTTAAACCCAAAACTATAAATAAGCTACTAAAACTTCAAAAGGGCAACGAGATATTATTACACGTTGATGAACTTGTGAAATACAGTTTGGTAAAAGACACGCCTGAAATGAAGTTATCGCAACTAGTATCAATCTTCACCTATAAATCCATGAGGATGTATGATACCAAATCGTTTGATTCATTATTGATGGATCAACTTAAAAATAGGATATGCCAACTAGCTACTAACTTTAACAAAACAATAGAACATGAGTATTCTAGCAGATGCTATGCATTAGGTAAGGAGAACAAACATGTTAAAAGAGTGAATCCCTGGGACAATGATAGTGAACTAAAAATTCTCTTGAATCCTCCAATAGAACCTTATGACACATTTCTTTACGAAAAGAACCCAGAAATCGGTAAATACGTTTCTCTGGGAGTGTATGCTGATGTTATGAAGGCGGTTATAGGTAAATATGATCAAGTAGTGTCATTATACCACATAAATTTAGAACTtttgagaatgatgaaaatgttgATGAATATTAAATTTATACTAGATGTAAATTCCAGATTAGACGCATTTTTCGGATTGTCAAGATCATTAGAAGAAATTTGTTCTGCGGTAAGAGAATGTATATTAACTGTTGCGATGTGTGCTCCTATTAAAAGGAATCGAGGTTTGCCCAAAAGGCATGTTGATGTACTTATTGAGTCATCCCTTAaaaaattgataaaaaaGAAGAATTACAGTTAA
- a CDS encoding hypothetical protein (encoded by transcript BEWA_018840A): MLGSNVDGPKYNFSEGVGATQIDLQLDAPSKESGTIYHDNQDVGYSSIASIETQPTLRYNSGLHHSHSIDYSYDLDKISTSYNPLFSGSYSFENAEQYTAAPIDSAQPDFPPTSEQQDVAENAPEEKVEGEENSSEGCVDVKDTNPSVDTTNFNNPVYGPDGLVKQTNKVIAVNPVILVDKVERSLIVQWYENDIKREQRISYKKYGNAKAQQRAEGLISKLLAGSTFDQLYPEKGPPILTIFENAGKYMVSLTRDRIMREWRVDWTNGNGSKMRARWSCKKVGNEEAKKRAETFAYSLVQGTFNPRLLHKATGTRLSKNDMKYNGMIKNMESVSKLQQSVTLSEGHDKVSENAWQSTVPSKRRSKKRSIRTDTETKRTRRRKKSVVPQVNDGSQYNSQCYPYMNVCHDGNFTQQYYQFYPEDCETSSSMNPQCDVINYNSQQMLQQSWVDWNGNNMRKMVGYGREWDYNSNPVDFQYFSQSSQNALSQNSINSGDWLSQSYMNMYMQQGDISTSCDYADNTANDARMPNQYYAYYNDQGICYPDNLSSQEPLGMMNHYYNYSNIKTDGISQWSDGDIQNADKSYIARDCDVISNDTVRLSTDGMLRSNVKLDGILKGENVVDVKSEKDMCNICPQQMQPTYGGITGNQVDGMVNPLDIRGQNLSISTRMYTTDHYGYTNSELGDVKHDEPSMNCFTGEIMHDDVPLLHRGTQNLTSNIVNNHIINGGYQPLLGNMMGTVPGTKDLLHMYHKDKLHMENFDNTYRDTNDSINYYNM; this comes from the coding sequence ATGTTGGGATCGAACGTCGATGGTCCAAAGTATAATTTCTCGGAGGGTGTAGGCGCCACTCAGATAGATTTGCAACTAGATGCGCCTAGCAAGGAATCTGGAACCATTTATCATGATAATCAGGATGTAGGTTACTCTAGTATTGCATCTATCGAAACTCAGCCCACCCTTCGCTATAATTCGGGTTTGCATCATTCTCACTCAATTGACTATTCTTATGATTTGGATAAAATCTCTACATCATATAATCCTTTGTTTAGTGGTTCGTATAGCTTCGAAAATGCTGAACAATACACTGCCGCTCCGATAGATTCTGCGCAACCTGACTTTCCTCCCACTTCTGAGCAACAGGATGTTGCAGAAAATGCTCCAGAGGAAAAGGTTGAAGGTGAGGAAAACTCTTCCGAGGGATGTGTAGATGTTAAAGATACTAATCCGTCGGTCGATACAACAAACTTCAATAATCCTGTCTATGGTCCAGATGGTTTAGTAAAACAAACAAATAAAGTTATAGCTGTCAACCCTGTGATTTTGGTAGACAAGGTTGAGCGCTCTTTAATCGTTCAgtggtatgagaatgataTTAAAAGAGAGCAAAGAATATCCTATAAGAAGTATGGAAATGCCAAGGCTCAACAGAGAGCTGAAGGTTTGATAAGTAAACTATTGGCAGGTTCCACTTTTGACCAATTATATCCCGAAAAGGGCCCACCAATCTTGACCATATTTGAAAATGCTGGGAAATACATGGTATCTCTTACTAGAGACAGAATTATGAGAGAGTGGAGAGTAGATTGGACAAATGGAAATGGATCTAAGATGCGCGCTAGGTGGTCATGTAAGAAAGTTGGTAATGAAGAGGCGAAAAAGAGGGCTGAAACATTTGCCTACAGCTTAGTGCAAGGGACTTTTAACCCCCGTTTGTTACATAAGGCCACTGGAACCCGTCTATCTAAAAATGATATGAAATATAATGGCATgattaaaaatatggaatCTGTAAGTAAGTTACAACAGTCTGTAACACTTTCAGAGGGACATGATAAAGTATCGGAAAATGCTTGGCAATCCACTGTTCCAAGCAAGCGTAGGTCTAAAAAACGCAGTATCAGGACGGATACTGAGACCAAGAGAACAAGACGTAGGAAGAAGTCAGTTGTTCCTCAAGTTAACGATGGTTCACAGTACAACTCACAGTGCTATCCATATATGAACGTTTGTCATGATGGTAATTTTACCCAGCAATACTACCAGTTCTATCCAGAAGATTGTGAAACCTCATCTTCTATGAATCCTCAATGTGATGTGATTAACTATAATTCTCAGCAAATGCTGCAGCAAAGTTGGGTTGATTGGAATGGGAATAATATGCGCAAGATGGTTGGTTATGGAAGGGAATGGGACTATAATAGTAACCCAGTAGATTTCCAGTATTTTTCTCAATCCTCACAAAATGCATTATCTCAAAATAGCATTAATTCTGGTGACTGGCTTAGTCAAAGTTATATGAATATGTACATGCAACAAGGTGATATATCTACTAGCTGTGATTACGCTGATAATACAGCAAATGATGCTAGAATGCCTAACCAATATTATGCCTATTACAATGACCAAGGTATCTGTTATCCAGATAATTTATCGTCCCAGGAACCATTGGGTATGATGAATCACTATTATAATTATTCTAATATAAAGACCGATGGAATTTCACAATGGTCGGATGGAGATATCCAAAATGCAGATAAATCATACATTGCCAGAGATTGTGATGTAATCTCTAATGATACAGTACGCCTCAGCACAGACGGAATGCTTCGATCAAATGTTAAATTAGATGGCATTCTGAAAGGTGAGAATGTGGTTGACGTTAAATCCGAAAAGGATATGTGTAACATTTGTCCTCAACAGATGCAACCCACTTACGGAGGTATTACTGGAAATCAAGTGGATGGAATGGTGAATCCTCTGGATATACGTGGACAAAATCTTTCCATATCTACCAGAATGTACACAACTGATCACTATGGCTATACAAACTCAGAACTTGGCGATGTGAAACATGATGAACCCAGTATGAATTGCTTTACGGGTGAAATAATGCACGATGATGTTCCATTACTACACAGAGGAACTCAGAATCTAACATCAAATATTGTTAACAACCATATTATTAACGGAGGCTATCAGCCTTTGCTTGGTAACATGATGGGAACTGTCCCAGGCACGAAGGATTTACTACATATGTATCATAAAGATAAACTACACATGGAGAATTTTGATAATACTTATAGAGACACTAATGACTCTATAAACTATTACAACATGTAA